In a genomic window of Vicia villosa cultivar HV-30 ecotype Madison, WI unplaced genomic scaffold, Vvil1.0 ctg.000534F_1_1, whole genome shotgun sequence:
- the LOC131629200 gene encoding uncharacterized protein LOC131629200 has translation MSNSTSKCSLPMKSGSSSNRFKFFIPRNNKNKQQQNPEPVNQDVSQVESYESVSPVSASVKNSNNLTVGKGSKTPENAEKPYFVLEDLWECFKEWSAYGVNVPLTLSDHEHVIQYFAPYISAIQLYVEDQELE, from the exons ATGTCAAATTCTACTAGTAAATGTTCCTTGCCAATGAAGAGTGGTTCCAGTTCCAACCGGTTCAAGTTTTTTATTCCTCGGAACAACAAAAATAAGCAGCAACAAAATCCAGAACCAGTTAATCAGGATGTTTCACAAGTCGAATCATATGAGTCCGTTTCGCCAGTTTCTGCTAGCGTGAAAAATTCGAATAATCTC ACTGTGGGCAAAGGAAGCAAAACTCCTGAAAATGCGGAGAAACCCTACTTTGTTCTTGAAGACTTGTGGGAGTGTTTCAAGGAATGGAGTGCATATGGAGTGAATGTTCCTCTCACACTCAGCGACCATGAACATGTCATACAATACTTTGCTCCTTATATCTCTGCAATTCAACTCTATGTTGAAGATCAAGAATTGGAGTAA